The nucleotide sequence GCCGCCTCCTTCGGTGACGTGTTGACGGTGCGACAGGACGGACCGGGCTCCGGAGATGGCAGCATCCACGGAGCGGAGCGGCGGCTCGGACCGGACCGGGGGGCCCCTCCGGCGGCCGGCGGCGCTGCTGCTGGTCCCGGTTCTGGTCCTGGTGTCCCTGCCCGCGGCCTCGGCCCTGGTGGAGGGTCTGTACTGCGGAACCGAGGTCTGCTACGACGTGCTCGGCGTCACCCGGGAGGCCGCCAAGGCGGACATAGCCCGGGCGTACCGGCAGCTGGCCCGCCGGTACCACCCGGACCGGTTCAGGCCCGGAGAGCCGGGGATGGAGGCGGAGACCCCCGAGTCGGCGCAGCGGAAGTTCCTGCTGATAGCCACCGCCTACGAGACCCTGAAGGTGGGTAGAGATCCGAGCAGGACccggtccgggtccaggtccgggtccaggagaCGGTCCATGTGGAGGATGTAgaccaagaccctgacccagactggggtgacctggacccagaccagcCCCAGGatctggtccaacaggaggaagaCCTGAAGGACCACAGGACTGGACTCTGTagtccagcagagtccagcagagtccCGTCCAGTTGGACCAGAGTTTAGACCAGAACCAGACGGATTCAACTGTTTGTGTTTGACCCGGCGTTTAAGGTGGAATTATCAGAAGTCTGTGTTTAAGGTGGAATTATCAGGTGGAATTATCAGAAGTCTGTGTTTAAGGTGGTATTATCagaggtctgtgtttaaggtggaattatcagaggtctgtgtttaaggtggtATAATCagaggtctgtgtttaaggtggaATTATCAAAGGTCTGTATTTAAGGTGGTATTATCagaggtctgtgtttaaggtggtattatcagaggtctgtgtttaaggtggaATTATCAGAAGTCTGTGTTTAAGGTGGTATTATCagaggtctgtgtttaaggtggtattatcagaggtctgtgtttaaggtggaATTATCAGAAGTCTGTGTTTAAGGTGGTATTATCagaggtctgtgtttaaggtggaATTATCAGAAGTCTGTGTTTAAGGTGGTATTATCagaggtctgtgtttaaggtggaATTATCAGAAGTCTGTGTTTAAGGTGGTATTATCagaggtctgtgtttaaggtggaattatcagaggtctgtgtttaaggtggtATAATCagaggtctgtgtttaaggtggaATTATCAAAGGTCTGTATTTAAGGTGGTATTATCagaggtctgtgtttaaggtggtattatcagaggtctgtgtttaaggtggaATTATCAGAAGTCTGTGTTTAAGGTGGTATTATCagaggtctgtgtttaaggtggtattatcagaggtctgtgtttaaggtggaATTATCAGAAGTCTGTGTTTAAGGTGGTATTATCagaggtctgtgtttaaggtggtattatcagaggtctgtgtttaaggtggaATTATCAGAAGTCTGTGTTTAAGGTGGAATTATCAaaggtctgtgtttaaggtggtattatcagaggtctgtgtttaaggtggtattatcagaggtctgtgtttaaggtggaGTTATCAAAGGTTTGTGTTTAAGGTGGAATTTCATGGACACAGTCACATTAGTGTCATTCGTTGAACCTTTATTTTCTGGGTAAAACTCTAATGCGGTCTTTCTGTGGATGACAGAGGGTCAGACTGACCTGGAACCCAGACTCCGCCCACAGGattcaggggttaaaggtcatCGTTGGGTTTCATGTCAGTTCGTCCTGATCCGACACAAACAGACGGGGGTCAGTAAACACAGACCGGCTCTGTTTATTCAGGCCTGCTCCAGGTTCACCTCCTTCTATGTTTAATTAGTCGTTAATTGCTCGTTGGTGGTTCCTGTTGAACAGAACCTGTGAGTCCAGTGGAACCGACCCGTTTGTTTTTCAGGACGAGGACACGCGTCGAGACTACGACTACATGTTGGACCACCCAGAGGAGTACTACCAACACTACTACGCCTACTACCGCCGCCAGCTGACCCCCAAGGTGGACGTCAGGGTGGTCATCCTGGTCACCATCTGCGCCATCTCCATCTTCCAGGTAGGacgggaggtcaaaggtcacggcccACCCCTGGACTGGTTCCACTGGAGGACATGATGAGCACGGAGTTCTGCTGTCCCCTCCACTCCAAAATactctgtctcacctctgtcctcagacctgtctcacctctgtctgtctgtctcacctctgtctgtctgtctcacctctgtctcctgtctcacctctgtcctcagacctgtctcacctctgtctcctgtctcacctctgtctcctgtctcacctctgtcctcagacctgtctcacctctgtctgtctgtctcacctctgtctcctgtctcacctctgtctcctgtctcacctctgtcctcagacctgtctcacctctgtctcctgtctcacctctgtctgtctgtctcacctctgtcctcagacctgtctcacctctgtctcctgtctcacctctgtctgtctgtctcacctctgtcctcagacctgtctcacctctgtctgtctgtctcacctctgtctgtctgtctcacctctgtctcctgtctcacctctgtcctcagacctgtctcacctctgtctcctgtctcacctctgtctcctgtctcacctctgtcctcagacctgtctcacctctgtctgtctgtctcacctctgtctcctgtctcacctctgtctcctgtctcacctctgtcctcagacctgtctcacctctgtctcctgtctcacctctgtctgtctgtctcacctctgtcctcagacctgtctcacctctgtctcctgtctcacctctgtctgtctgtctcacctctgtcctcagacctgtctcacctctgtctgtctgtctcacctctgtctgtctgtctcacctctgtctcctgtctcacctctgtcctcagacctgtctcacctctgtctcctgtctcacctctgtcctcagacctgtctcacctctgtctgtctgtctcacctctgtctcctgtctcacctctgtctcctgtctcacctctgtcctcagacctgtctcacctctgtctgtctgtctcacctctgtctcctgtctcacctctgtctcctgtctcacctctgtcctcagacctgtctcacctctgtctcctgtctcacctctgtctgtctgtctcacctctgtcctcagacctgtctcacctctgtctgtctgtctcacctctgtctcctgtctcacctctgtctcctgtctcacctctgtcctcagacctgtctcacctctgtctcctgtctcacctctgtctcctgtctcacctctgtctcctgtctgtctgtctgtcgtcagTACTACAGTTGGCACAGCAGTTATAATGAGGCCATCAACTACCTGGTGACCGTCCCTAAATACCGGATCCAGGCCACAGAGATCGCCCGGCAGCAGGGCCTCCTGAACCGGACCAAGGAGAAGGGCAAGAACCGGCGCTCCAAGGAGGAGATccgggagcaggaggaggaggtgatccGAGACATCATCAAGAACAAGATCGACATAAAGGGGGGGGTACCAGAAGCCCAACCTGTCGGACCTGCTGCTGTGTCAGATCGTCCTCTGTCCGTACTACGTCACCACCTACGTGGCCTGGTCCGTGTCCTGGTTCTACCGCTTCACCGTCCGACGAGACCACTACGGAGACCAGGAGAAGCTCTACCTCATCAGGTGAGGGACTGGGCAGGGCCGGGCCGGGTCAGACCGGGTTAACTGTCTggacctggtccaggtctggaaTGTGGGCGTCAGCCTAAACCTGCTTTTTCCAAACTTGGGGTCAAGTCAAAAAGTGGGTCGTGGAATCATGGTTACCATGACAACCATGTGTttactgtatattattattattattattattattattatcattattattattatttgtttgttttctcattgtttacttgtttgttctttgtgtctGATCGTCGTAGACGTCAGCGCTCTGTGGTGGTGGTTTGTTAGTTGTGTCGTGTTTTTGAGCGGTGCCGTTTCCCATGATGCCTCTGTGCTTGTTTGTCCTTCAGGAGGAACATGAGGATGTCTCAGTCTCAGTTCGACAGTTTGGACGAAAACACCCGAGAAACGTTTCTGAAGAAGCAGCTGTGGATCAAAGAAAAATATGAGGTTTGTACGAACGGAAAACAGCGAAAAACGCACATTTAAAGTcaatagaataataatagtaataataataacaacagcaatataataataataataatatataataatagcaATATACTACATAacgatataataataataatagcactatactacataataataataataatactagtcGGTTCTGACCCACTTCCATGTGCTGATGACATTCACTGTTTAGTTTCATCGTGAAAATCATCTGAAACTAAaggtttgttcattcattttcatccAATCAGATCAAATCCACTTGTGTTCGTATAAAGGATGTGAAAGTCATTTTGGAAAATCCACACTctagtgtttcaaacctttaaccctttaaccactACAGCCCATGATATGCACAAACGAACGTCTTAtaggtttttaacttttttacatttttttaatgtttcatcaacttgatccataaacaagaaaagcactcggagagcgcagacccccaccaagacagatctgccccccaccccccaccccgatcaccaccaaaattcaatcagttcttccttgtgccagtatcaacatttactgaaaatttcatgaaaatccgtccataactttttgagttatcttgctaacaaacaaacaaacaaacaaacatgcacgcacacaaaggaAAGCCATCAGAATACTCCTGGCGGAGATAATaaaaccaaatattcaataactgtcagatttaaccctttaaatggaaacaaaccagatgcatgatacaaaaaaacataaaaaaaaaacatttaggaataaattatattattatttattttgttttattttattatgtttcatcTGTCTGTGATTCACTCCAACACTGGGTGTTATTCTTATTACTTttggtcaaatgttcaatgtgtcagtgtgtatttgtactcacTGGTcaaagggtgttagtgtaggaatttaactgtttattatgggatggatttagtggatggatcagaatttaaacagaCAAACGTGAACTTATAGATAAATAGATTCTGTGTCTGTGATTataaataataacatttaatttgacaggaaataaaagtataaacacaaactgaacagactgAAAGTACAAATGCATGAATAAGTTGAAATGAATGTAAAGGACAGAATGGGTTTAAATGAATGTGTGAAGCTTTGAGACACGCCCACCTGGACACGCCCACCTGGACACCAGATGCTTAAAGCTGTCAAACCTTTGATCAACTGAACCAATTAAAGCAGAATTAACAAATAAATGTGGATCAGTAAAAGTTGGAGGGGGCGTGGTCCAGGTGTGATGTCATCAGGTCCTCTGAGGTtctgacccctgacccccccccccccccccctctcttccAGATTTACcggcaggagcaggaggaggagatgaaggtgAAGATGGCCACCGACCCCCGGATGAAGCGTTACCGGCGCTGGATGAAGAACGAGGGTCCGGGGCGCCTCACCTTCATTGACGACTGACCGACGCCCACGCCGACGTCGGACCCCGCAGCAGCTGCCTCAGCAGCGCCGCCCACGGACACCGCCATGTACAGACACAAGCTCCGCCTCTTTCTATAGTCAGAGATATTTTCGTAAATGGAGGCGGGGCCGGCTGGTTTTCTATGACTGggtttcttcatttttttaaccATCGGACGCCGTTCGATGGGCGTGTCCTTGGGGTGTCGGACACCGCCCGCTGCGTTGGAGGGTCCGTTTAAGGCCGGAAATGTCAAACCAGTGAAGAGTCTGTGTATTTATGTTGAATCTGAACAAACCTGGACGCAAACGCAGAAGTCTAAACCAATAAACCCACGTTTTTGATCCGTGTTCAGTTTTACGGACGTTCGTTCAATAAAACTCTATTTTTGTGGCGTTCCACAGAAGCTTCAGATCCATGAACGTGTTTTTGAACAgttgtacaaataaaaatatgaaactgaGGCCTTTGTGTAAATGTGTCCACAAACAGACGGTTTTATTCAAACACCTGCATTTGTCCGCTAGAgacacttagcattagcatcgTTAGCTTAActgtctacatcacaggtgtcaaacatgtggtccgtgggCCAGAACCGGACCtccaaaccaaggttctaatagtctaatccaacagagtggaagtgctgctgggtcttcttggtgattgtccacaggtgctctttggaaacttgtagtGTGTCTGGCTATTTAGTCAAAAAAATCCGCATAAGCATGCTAGATTTCCAAAAATATTCCAATGCACACGGTAGGATTTGGGTTCCCCAAGAAGAGCCAGCAGGTCTGAGTCCTGTGGGAGGTCTACCATTCGACCTGAATGTTTTTGGGCATTTTTTCCCATGGCCTTGAATACCACATTTTTCTTCACAAAGGAGCAAGGCAAGAACATAACTGTACAAGACTGTGTCTTGAATGGAGAAGCCAATAATCAAACAGGTTACATGAACTAACACAATCTAAAGAAGCtacaaaaaaatcagaaaaagttCAAACTGCATGTCATTACATTGTCGGATTACTGgagacaaggttctaatagttttggatttttcattctagtttagtttgatttagtttgaactttttttttctctaattcagttcattttaattcgtttttagagcaggtttgatagtttttattagttttcgtttttttctaaatgcttagttttagtttagttttagttttttttctcttcttctctgtgctcctattcaaatcaatcccagacaggactctgctgctttagtctccatgtttccaggtagagtggggaccagaagacgactggaaaccacaagtgaacacaagtgacggagcatcGAGTACcgaatggtgccgctagctaaaattgctagagtgaaataaattgctttcgtatcaatccgacattgacaaagatgaaaacgaagggaattttatccataatttttatccgttctagttagttttgtaaacacacaatacagtttcagttagttatgttttttttcttttaattatagtttttatttgtttcagttaatgaaaatgtttttacaattctagttttggtcatttcgttagttttcattaatgatcaTAACCTTGcacaaaaggttccaatccggctcgtggtgcaaaaatgacactgaagatatgaacagtcaaaggtgttgaactggttttagcccaaagtgatctaaagtaaaataatctattaacccttacaataaaatgtgaacaacatgaaaaataagtacaattttaacaatattctgcctgttactaaaagttttgtgcctttgtagatctgatctgtaatgcatatgtataaatgataagttgaagcacaatattgataaaattgtacttatatttcttaacaaatttcattttttcaggttattcacatcctttttgtttggatggtttgtaaatgtaaatattggcgtaaTTGAATGTAactttttgtactaaaaccatttgtagttgtcattatttattggctatcatggtattattgtactggtccggcccactgcagattaaattgggctgaatgtgccccccccccccggaagaaagtgagtttgacacccctgatccagAGGTTCAGCATATAAATCCTGTAAATcagactaaaacagaaaacaggacACAGAGGCAGGATTCCATTAACGATAAAAATTATTAACATACAgtttaaaacatacaaaaacaaacgATACAAGGCAGAAGGAGAATCCAAGGCCCACGTCATTCCAACATCAACAACAAGAAgaatctgttcaaagagcaaagACACCCGACCGGACCGAGCCGCTGGGAACCAGGCTTTAGACCCTACCCACTCTGACCCAGGCTTTAGACCCCACCCACTCTGAACCAGGCTTTAGACCCCACCCACTCTGACCCAGGCTTTAGACCCCACCCACTCTGACCCAGGCTTTAGACCCCACCCACTCTGAACCAGGCTTTAGACCCCACCCACTCTGAACCAGGCTTTAGACCCCACCCACTCTGAACCAGGCTTTAGACCCCACCCACTCTGAACCAGGCTTTAGACCCCACCCACTCTGAACCAGGCTTTAGACCCCACCCAGCGGCTCTGTCTACGGCCGGTACGCTCACAGCTTTAATCTGCCCGGCAACTAACGACATCACCGGACCCATGCAGACTGAAGGTTTTCCGTCGACCTATCCCATGATGCACGGTGGCTCGTCGACTGGGTAAAGACGCTGCGTTAAAGTGCTTGAACAAAACGGACGATTAAAAGAACCTTTATTTGTGTAAAATCTGCCCAAAACACTGAAAGAGTCACGTTTATTCTCAtttggatcaaatttaaaaaaaactgagggaaaactcctacatttcccataatgcaaagTGTTTTCCGTTACGTTTCCACGTCACTGTTTAGTTTCATATTTTCTAATATGTCTCCAAACTTTCAGGgtttgaataattaaaaccagtTTTGTTAAATTcacagtatgtggacaaaagtttttggacacttgACGTCACGGCTACATAAACATCTGTGACAATGTTAGGGAcgagtgtccaaatacttttgtccatatatttgaCTTCTGTACGgaagtccacctgtctcatcagatttagaattataaaagccactgaatttccagcaatcacattttttttgcactgaaatgaagtatctgaattttttgtctctgaattcacctaTGTTCCCACATTCAGAATAAAAAAACATCCAGATCACACATCtgtgctgaccgtcttcctgcatcggtgtcacatgaccaacctaacctAACTGgactggctggctgtcggttcgacttgagatagaatcagttGCTTATCCTCGGTGTCCTGGTGTGTGattggaattttttgcatctgaattttttgcgtctgaactttttgtgtctgaattttttttattctaaatttatgaacatagttaaactgagagacaaaaaattcagacacttaatttcagtgctagaaattcagtggcttttataattcaaaatctgatgagacagatttacttccatacttctGCTGCTAATTCAATTCTTACTGTCACTTTTAACCATTGTGtccaaaaatattgggacacaaaCCTGTGGGTGGTGGATTATCTCTGTCCAAATACTTTAGGACTCAAATGTGGCTCAAATGGACTTTTTTAGTCTCAGTTACTCAAACGTGTTTTTCCACAGACTCcatggttttgtttggtttttttttttgtttgtttttttgtcactgaCCAGTTCAATAAAACTTCAGACGTTCCTTCGTTTCATCAGTTCTTTACGTTTGAACAGTTTTTTATTGAAAACCTTCAGTCTGCGTGAATCCACTCAAATGAACTGTACGTGTGAAAAAACTAAACCTTCATTGTTGAATCTCTTCATATATGAACCACCGCGTCCTGGACACGCCCACCTGACCAGCGCCTGCTCCGCCCACAGGACACAGGTGCGTTCCTTTTGTTTTTGGTTGGTTTCATCAGGATGAAGCGGATTCAACCCACATGTCCATGAAACTCCAACGCTGCGACgcggtttttctttttttgttgaaacGAATATTCACACTGGTTTAAGGTCCACCAATTCAgctgctttaaaaaataaaaattaaaaaaaccatGACTGTGCCAAAGTAAAGTCCATCCATGGAACCAGGACGATGACGCTCAGAAAAAACACTTTGGccaagtttcagtttcagtttcgttATTTTCCAGCTTTATCAAAGACGACATGAGAGCGAATCCGAAGGCTTCAGTGaaatcacaaaacaaaaacaaaaagaagctcTGATCGTCTTGAACATGAACGACGTCACCACAAAGTTTTGGCAAATGGTCGAAGCAAAAACGACACAGTTCTGCCGCCGTTTGGTTTTTAAACTGCAGATGAGGACGGTTCGCTTCAGTCTGAACCAGATGAAGCTGATGAAGAAGCACGGGACAGTTTAGGAACCGTCAGGACAGTTTAGGAACCGTCAGGACAGTTTAGGAACCGTCAGGACAGTTTAGGAACCGTCAGGACAGTTTAGGAACCGTCAGGACAGTTTAGGAACCGTCAGGACAGTTTAGGAACCGTCTGGACAGTTTAGGAACCGTCTGGACAGTTTAGGAACCGTCAGGACAGTTTAGGAACCGTCTGGACAGTTTAGGAACCGTCAGGACAGTTTAGGAACCGTCTGGACAGTTTAGGAACCGTCTGGACAGTTTAGGAACCGTCAGGACAGTTTAGGAACCGTCAGGACAGTTTAGGAACCGTCTGGACAGTTTAGGAACCGTCTGGACAGTTTAGGAACCGTCAGGACAGTTTAGGAACCGTCTGGACAGTTTAGGAACCGTCTGGACAGTTTAGGAACCGTCAGGACAGTTTAGGAACCGTCTGGACAGTTTAGGAACCGTCAGGACAGTTTAGGAACCGTCTGGACAGTTTAGGAACCGTCTGGACAGTTTAGGAACCGTCAGGACAGTTTAGGAACCGTCTGGACAGTTTAGGAACCGTCAGGACAGTTTAGGAACCGTCTGGACAGTTTAGGAACCGTCTGGACATCTGCACACGCACACCGGCCGGCCGCACGCCATCCACACGGTGTCCCTGCCCACACGGTGTCTCCGCCCACACCTCCACTTCTGTTCTtacatttatttgtccaacatcAAAACAGGAGACAGATGTTTGGTGTGCGGCTGACGGACCTTATAAACACTGAACAGATGAACCTCTAACAGGTTCAAACTGTGGCTGTGGTGGTTTGGACTAAATTTACTCAACACGGACAAAAGTGTTGGGACACATGATGGTCTCACCTCCATAAACTATAAGGACAACATTTAGGACATCTGTCCCAACACTTTTGTCCACATAATTGACTTGTTTTGTCAGACTGAACTTTAATCCACTTCAGTCTAACTCTATGTGAGCAGATTCAGAGTCCAAACGGGCCTAAAGTCACTGTTAGGATGGACTTCAAATATGGGGGTCAGTGTGGAGTCTCGTTACTATAGCAACCGTTTTCATACAGAGTCTTTAAATCtcagtctttatttttttttaccaagaacAGTTTTCTGCAAAGGTCAGAACCAATCCAGCTTTAGATCTGTTAATACTGGATCAGAACCAAGGACTGGGTTTAAGGTCCATGAGGAGTTCTGGGACTAAAGACCAGATTTGTTCATTACATTGAACTGGTTTGAATGTGGACACAGTTTACACAAACTGGACCTGATGGACCAAGACTGTCCAGCAGTGTGTGGACAGTCTTTGTCCAAACTCTGCTGGACAGTCTTGGTCGTGTGTCCTTCAGTCATTTTTCAGATGTGGTTCTTTCAGGACCAACCGCAGCCTTGGAAGGGTTTGGTAAAAACATGGCGTATTATTTTGAAAGGTTCTTCTGAAACCGAactgttcttgtttttcttttgtggttTCGGACCCAGAACCAGGTCCGGCTCTGGGTCCAGCTCCGGCTCTGTCTGGTGCTTTTTCAGTCTGTGATGTTCTGATGCTGATCAGATGCTTCAGTCAGTTTATGTCTttaagggggcggggcttggggATGTCGACGGAGCCTTACGAAGTTTTGACCAGATCGTAGACGTAAATGAGGAAGTCGTCGTCGAACTTGATGAAGTAAACGGAGGGTTTGGCCTCCACCTGGTGGATGACCATGCCCGTCCGTTTGCCGCCGTCTTCTTTGGCGTATTCCACCTGTTTTCCCACCAGACTGTCCACCACCTCACCAGGCTCACGCTCCGCAGGGACGCTGTCGTCTACGGCAACAGAGACACACAGATGTAAACACAgcagaaaacaaaccaaaacaaaccaaaacaaaccaaaacaaaccaaaacaaaccaaaacaccagaaaactggaaaaactgaaatctgTTCAACAGATGGACCCAAAACACACGCTGCACCTGGAGTTAACTGAGCCTCCTATTGGATAACCAGGGCATGGGCGGTGCCTCCTGGTGGATAATTAATGCATGGGTTAgccaaccctaacccagacctgaaccccagagcccagacctgaac is from Sphaeramia orbicularis unplaced genomic scaffold, fSphaOr1.1, whole genome shotgun sequence and encodes:
- the LOC115415814 gene encoding LOW QUALITY PROTEIN: dnaJ homolog subfamily C member 25-like (The sequence of the model RefSeq protein was modified relative to this genomic sequence to represent the inferred CDS: deleted 1 base in 1 codon), producing MAASTERSGGSDRTGGPLRRPAALLLVPVLVLVSLPAASALVEGLYCGTEVCYDVLGVTREAAKADIARAYRQLARRYHPDRFRPGEPGMEAETPESAQRKFLLIATAYETLKDEDTRRDYDYMLDHPEEYYQHYYAYYRRQLTPKVDVRVVILVTICAISIFQYYSWHSSYNEAINYLVTVPKYRIQATEIARQQGLLNRTKEKGKNRRSKEEIREQEEEVIRDIIKNKIDIKGGYQKPNLSDLLLCQIVLCPYYVTTYVAWSVSWFYRFTVRRDHYGDQEKLYLIRRNMRMSQSQFDSLDENTRETFLKKQLWIKEKYEIYRQEQEEEMKVKMATDPRMKRYRRWMKNEGPGRLTFIDD